From Pungitius pungitius chromosome 9, fPunPun2.1, whole genome shotgun sequence, one genomic window encodes:
- the si:ch211-14k19.8 gene encoding mucin-1: MQLHACLLLFIITTDKTLALPDHPCGGHVALGKQPAGLVHLSSPGPSTAADHRSPAVSACTWTIGVPPGRRVLLTLVRSDGGSGAVSCAAGEGSRVLESGGTVVLSGCDGHEATFTLTGAGRPSSGVQLSYYVQEDERNSSGDRTGPGSDRDLRPWSPTGASFTGASPVGQRVARGTDGGRLFEGPRGSPGLSPSSRDEGPLHPTPPPRGPTLPGRADRETLPLPEEAPNNGADTSGAARRGDGKMAAAGRARPGFQRADPLSGTANTRSGSSHQLATSRAVLGMYVQKYTAGVHLLGSAWPPGATWEGGASGLGLGHSWRTRQSTDTDLTSAVTSGPREPPGEFRQGDSRADAAPTTSSGRAPVAELETEAVSFHPNARGTDSSAAPEVARQSAAVESSDELATLRTFTGSTGSRTNPPQSTGGPAPDVVAAAQTSAPSGTTGGAGAPTLPPTYTLLRDRWPANPLFPASTRPSTALPGHSHLTHAPFALPSSAEPPTLNTQDRVPWTFSTTSPVRLEQPRNLIPTAPTSVLSPPTARTHSGHGGEEVEEVEREGDSPSVRTTSTPTTGPSSTGPPSPGPPSTGPSSMWPSSTGPPSTGPPSTRPPSTWPPSTWPSSTGPPSTGPPSTGPSSTGPSSTRPPSTRPPSTGPPSTGPPSTGPPSTRPPSTGPPSTGPPSTRPPSTWPSSTGPPSTGPPSTGPSSTGPSSTRPPSTRPPSTGPLSTRPPSTGPPSTGPPSTGPPSTRPPSTRPPSTGPPSTGPPSTRPPSTGPSSTGPSSTGPPSWTASHPGQEPRSTLTPPALTFAWSHAATQTPDFYMVPDQPAAIRVESVELLLQIVVEDSRSAFASGLEEDAAAWVELYLRKAPGFSELLGVWSSGHAVQSLVRFRTSGALRWLGAAGPASLLERTGLAQAAREGRSFHSSKITNITLGGVQGDVCDWLLQCPEGYECVFSPGTANYSCSSRCHFDYCHHRGICTHHPGQLPVCRCLVGEDFWFMGRRCDVRMTRARLVGACLAVLLVMVALIGVLALVAVRRYRAILIQAKVDQTRSSYRRFNHFDELSGRFWLRSWAGSADSLDNPAFTRSDELLHLRALDRPCCYHDDTLSLASTCPSHGARINTIYPHSSQYGWRGSEVSMADGVLDSGKASDLSVCSWPVEPIQWTPFPLLQQLASHRTPAARVSRPRSYCEGMELADLGKSWTA, encoded by the exons ATGCAGCTCCACGCCTGCCTGTTGCTTTTTATCATCACAACAG ATAAAACATTGGCCTTGCCGGACCACCCCTGTGGGGGACATGTCGCCCTGGGCAAGCAGCCCGCTGGTCTCGTCCACCTCTCCTCACCTGGACCTTCTACCGCCGCCGACCACCGGTCTCCGGCGGTGTCGGCCTGCACCTGGACCATCGGCGTCCCCCCGGGCCGCAGGGTGCTGTTGACGTTGGTGCGGTCGGACGGGGGTTCGGGCGCAGTGAGCTGCGCCGCGGGCGAGGGGAGCCGGGTCCTGGAGAGCGGGGGCACGGTTGTGCTCTCGGGCTGCGATGGACACGAAGCCACCTTCACTCTGACGGGAGCCGGACGCCCCTCAAGCGGAGTTCAGCTGTCCTATTATG TCCAGGAAGATGAGAGGAACTCCTCGGGGGACCGCACCGGCCCCGGTTCGGACCGAGACCTCCGTCCTTGGTCTCCGACAGGAGCCAGCTTCACAGGCGCCTCTCCCGTGGGTCAACGCGTGGCGAGAGGGACGGACGGGGGTCGCCTCTTTGAAGGCCCGCGGGGGAGCCCTGGGCTCAGTCCCTCCTCCCGGGACGAGGGGCCGCTgcaccccacccctcccccgcgGGGGCCCACCTTGCCTGGGAGAGCCGATAGGGAAACTCTCCCCCTTCCTGAGGAAGCACCGAACAATGGAGCGGATACATCTGGAGCCGCTCGCCGCGGCGATGGAAAAATGGCTGCCGCGGGCAGAGCGCGACCCGGTTTCCAGCGTGCGGACCCGCTGTCTGGCACAGCGAACACGCGGAGCGGATCGAGCCACCAGCTCGCTACCTCCAGAGCCGTGCTCGGCATGTATGTCCAGAAATACACAGCCGGCGTCCACCTTCTTGGCTCTGCTTGGCCTCCCGGGGCCACCTGGGAGGGCGGGGCttctgggttagggttagggcatTCCTGGAGGACCCGTCAAAGCACAGACACAGATCTGACCTCCGCCGTCACCTCCGGTCCTCGGGAACCCCCCGGCGAGTTTCGGCAGGGTGACTCACGGGCCGACGCCGCGCCCACAACGTCATCGGGGCGGGCCCCCGTCGCAGAGCTTGAAACCGAGGCCGTTTCGTTTCACCCGAACGCGAGGGGAACGGACTCGTCGGCCGCGCCCGAGGTCGCCCGTCAGAGCGCCGCGGTCGAGTCCTCTGACGAGCTTGCGACGCTTCGCACTTTCACGGGATCCACGGGGAGCCGAACGAACCCTCCGCAGAGCACCGGGGGACCTGCGCCAGACGTGGTGGCGGCGGCCCAGACCTCGGCCCCCTCGGGAACGACTGGTGGCGCTGGAGCGCCCACGCTTCCGCCCACCTACACACTCTTGCGCGACAGGTGGCCCGCCAATCCCCTTTTCCCTGCTTCCACGCGGCCATCGACTGCGTTACCTGGTCATTCCCATTTGACTCACGCGCCCTTTGCCCTGCCCTCCTCCGCTGAACCACCCACACTTAATACGCAGGACCGTGTACCTTGGACGTTTTCTACCACGTCCCCGGTTAGGCTTGAACAGCCCCGCAACCTTATTCCCACTGCACCCACGTCTGTGCTCTCACCCCCAACGGCAAGAACACATTCTGGGCATGGAGGTGAAGAGGTAGAGGAagtggagagagagggtgaTTCTCCAAGCGTCAGGACCACATCAACCCCCACGACCGGGCCTTCATCTACGGGGCCTCCATCACCTGGGCCTCCATCAACTGGGCCTTCATCCATGTGGCCTTCATCCACCGGGCCCCCATCGACCGGGCCCCCATCGACCAGGCCTCCATCCACGTGGCCTCCATCCACATGGCCTTCATCCACTGGGCCCCCATCGACAGGGCCTCCATCGACCGGGCCTTCATCCACCGGGCCTTCATCCACCAGGCCTCCATCGACCAGGCCTCCATCAACGGGGCCTCCATCAACGGGGCCTCCATCAACGGGGCCTCCATCGACCAGGCCTCCATCAACGGGGCCTCCATCAACGGGGCCTCCATCGACCAGGCCTCCATCCACGTGGCCTTCATCCACCGGGCCTCCATCGACAGGGCCTCCATCGACCGGGCCTTCATCCACCGGGCCTTCATCCACCAGGCCTCCATCGACCAGGCCTCCATCAACGGGGCCTCTATCGACCAGGCCTCCATCAACGGGGCCTCCATCAACGGGGCCTCCATCAACCGGGCCTCCATCCACCAGGCCTCCATCGACCAGGCCTCCATCAACGGGGCCTCCATCAACGGGGCCTCCATCGACCAGGCCTCCATCGACCGGGCCTTCATCCACCGGGCCTTCATCCACCGGGCCTCCATCGTGGACCGCCTCACATCCCGGCCAGGAGCCCCGCTCCACACTCACGCCTCCTGCTTTAACCTTCGCCTGGAGCCACGCGGCCACTCAGACGCCCGACTTCTACATGGTGCCAGACCAACCTGCAGCCATCAGAG TGGAGTCGGTTGAGCTGCTGTTGCAGATTGTTGTGGAAGACTCCAGATCGGCTTTCGCTTCTGGTTTGGAGGAAGACGCCGCTGCCTGG GTGGAGCTGTACCTTCGGAAGGCCCCAGGGTTCAGCGAGCTGCTGGGAGTCTGGAGCAG TGGCCATGCGGTGCAGAGCCTGGTGAGGTTCAGAACCAGCGGGGCCCTGCGGTGGCTCGGCGCCGCCGGACCCGCCTCACTGCTGGAACGAACAGGACTCGCTCAGGCCGCGCGCGAGGGGAGGAGCTTCCACTCGTCGAAGATCACCAACATCACGCTGGGAG GTGTGCAGGGAGACGTGTGCGACTGGTTACTGCAGTGCCCGGAAGGCTACGAGTGTGTGTTTAGTCCTGGCACcgcaaactacagctgctcttCCCGCTGCCACTTTGACTACTGCCATCACCGCGGCATCTGCACTCACCACCCGGGCCAGCTGCCGGTTTGCCG CTGCCTCGTAGGAGAGGACTTCTGGTTCATGGGTCGGCGGTGCGACGTGAGGATGACTCGAGCGCGGCTCGTGGGCGCGTGCCTCGCCGTCTTGCTCGTCATGGTGGCGCTGATCGGCGTTTTGGCCCTTGTGGCGGTGCGGCGCTACCGAGCCATTCTGATCCAGGCCAAAGTGGACCAGACTCGGAGCAG CTATCGCAGGTTCAACCATTTCGACGAGCTGTCGGGGCGGTTCTGGTTGCGTTCGTGGGCAGGCTCGGCCGACTCGCTGGATAATCCCGCCTTCACGCGCTCCGACGAGCTACTGCACCTGCGGGCGCTCGACCGCCCCTGCTGTTACCACGACGACACGCTGTCGCTGGCCTCCACCTGCCCCAGCCACGGGGCTCGCATCAATACGATCTACCCACACAG CTCTCAGTACGGGTGGAGGGGAAGCGAGGTGAGCATGGCCGACGGAGTGCTGGACTCGGGTAAGGCCAGCGACCTCTCTGTCTGCAGCTGGCCCGTGGAACCCATTCAGTGGACCCCCTTCCcgctcctgcagcagctggcctCCCACAGGACCCCCgcc GCGAGGGTGTCGAGGCCTCGGTCCTACTGTGAAGGCATGGAGCTGGCGGACCTGGGGAAGAGCTGGACTgcctga